A genome region from Thermococcus gorgonarius includes the following:
- a CDS encoding inorganic phosphate transporter → MDAVAVAIIAVAFYIAWNIGANDSANAMGTAVGAGILSFRQATLTIAIFTLLGAYLKGYKVMKTVGKGIVPPGYLTLELAVIALLSAGVWVTIATIKGLPVSTTQAIVGGVVGVGISIGAPIRWTTMLQIALAWVFSPILAGVLAAVLYKFYGKVVSNIKSISTIEALYKALAILGGSYMAFNFGTNEVANASGPIVGAGFLEPRVAGSLVALSLAMGSLTFSYAVMHTVGKKITALGPISAFAAQFGSAISVSLANMFGLPVSSSQAIVGGVVGVGLITGEGVDRRVIKDIVFGWVATPTIAIIISLAVFQLFHFVGLV, encoded by the coding sequence ATGGACGCAGTGGCGGTTGCAATAATAGCGGTTGCCTTCTACATCGCATGGAACATAGGTGCAAACGATTCAGCCAATGCCATGGGTACAGCCGTCGGGGCCGGAATACTGAGCTTCAGGCAAGCCACCCTCACCATAGCTATCTTTACCCTTCTGGGGGCTTACCTCAAGGGATATAAAGTCATGAAGACCGTCGGTAAGGGAATCGTGCCTCCCGGCTACCTGACCCTTGAGCTGGCCGTTATAGCCCTCCTCTCCGCCGGGGTTTGGGTTACGATAGCGACTATAAAGGGCCTTCCGGTATCTACAACCCAGGCCATAGTCGGAGGTGTTGTTGGGGTTGGCATAAGCATAGGTGCTCCCATAAGATGGACCACCATGCTCCAGATAGCCCTTGCATGGGTTTTCTCCCCGATTCTTGCGGGTGTTCTCGCGGCAGTGCTCTACAAGTTCTATGGTAAGGTTGTCTCCAACATAAAGAGCATATCCACTATCGAGGCCCTCTACAAGGCCCTCGCCATCCTTGGTGGCTCTTACATGGCGTTTAACTTTGGAACGAACGAGGTTGCCAATGCCTCCGGACCGATAGTTGGTGCGGGTTTCCTTGAACCCAGGGTTGCGGGGAGCCTGGTTGCTCTGAGTCTAGCCATGGGTTCTTTGACGTTCAGCTACGCTGTTATGCACACAGTGGGCAAGAAGATAACTGCTCTGGGCCCGATATCTGCTTTTGCAGCCCAGTTCGGTTCGGCAATATCCGTGAGTCTCGCCAACATGTTTGGCCTTCCGGTGAGTTCGAGTCAGGCCATAGTGGGTGGAGTTGTCGGTGTTGGTCTTATAACCGGCGAGGGAGTTGATAGAAGAGTTATAAAGGACATAGTCTTTGGGTGGGTTGCAACCCCAACGATAGCGATAATAATATCACTTGCCGTTTTCCAGCTGTTCCACTTTGTCGGACTCGTTTAG
- a CDS encoding pyruvate/ketoisovalerate ferredoxin oxidoreductase subunit gamma, translating into MIEIRFHGRGGQGAVTAANILASAAFKSGKYVQAFPFFGVERRGAPVTAFTRIDDKPIRIKTQIYEPDVVVVLDPSLLDTVDVTAGLKDGGIVIVNTEKSKEEVLEKLKKKPAKLALVDATTIALEILGLPITNTAILGAVAKATGIVDLKYVQEAIKETFSGTLGEKNAKAAEEAFNKTVVYEL; encoded by the coding sequence ATGATCGAGATTCGTTTTCACGGTAGGGGTGGACAGGGTGCCGTTACGGCCGCAAACATTTTAGCCTCAGCAGCCTTCAAGAGTGGCAAATACGTCCAGGCGTTCCCGTTCTTTGGCGTCGAGAGGCGTGGAGCGCCGGTTACAGCTTTCACAAGGATTGACGACAAGCCGATAAGAATTAAGACCCAGATCTACGAGCCAGACGTTGTCGTCGTCCTCGACCCATCGCTCCTTGACACCGTCGACGTTACCGCCGGTCTCAAAGACGGCGGAATCGTCATCGTTAACACCGAGAAGAGCAAGGAGGAAGTTCTCGAAAAGCTCAAGAAGAAGCCGGCAAAGCTGGCCCTCGTCGATGCCACAACCATAGCCCTCGAAATCCTTGGCCTTCCAATTACCAACACGGCCATCCTCGGGGCGGTTGCTAAGGCCACTGGGATAGTCGATCTCAAGTACGTCCAAGAGGCCATTAAGGAGACCTTCTCCGGAACTCTCGGCGAGAAGAACGCCAAGGCCGCCGAAGAGGCATTCAACAAGACCGTTGTTTACGAGCTCTGA
- a CDS encoding 3-methyl-2-oxobutanoate dehydrogenase subunit delta, translated as MNTLFGEKKAEAKKIVFTSVDQYPEAPISLGTTLSNFTGDWRTFMPVVNEDKCVKCYICWKFCPEPAIYIKPDGYVAIDYDYCKGCGICANECPTNAITMEKEEK; from the coding sequence TTGAACACTCTGTTTGGAGAGAAAAAGGCGGAGGCAAAAAAGATAGTCTTCACCTCCGTTGATCAGTACCCTGAGGCCCCTATAAGCCTCGGGACTACCCTGAGCAACTTCACCGGTGACTGGAGAACCTTTATGCCTGTTGTGAACGAGGACAAGTGCGTCAAGTGCTACATCTGCTGGAAGTTCTGTCCCGAGCCTGCAATCTACATCAAGCCCGACGGCTACGTGGCCATAGACTACGACTACTGTAAGGGCTGTGGAATCTGCGCGAACGAATGTCCGACCAACGCGATAACAATGGAGAAGGAGGAGAAGTGA
- the porA gene encoding pyruvate ferredoxin oxidoreductase, translated as MAEYKPIKKVVSGNYAAAYAALHARVQVVAAYPITPQTSIIEKIAEFIANGEADIQYVPVESEHSAMAACIGASATGARVFTATAAQGLALMHEMLHWASGARLPIVMVNANRALAPPWSVWDEQTDSLSQRDTGWLQFYAENNQEVYDGVLMAFKVAEDKRVSLPAMVIESAFILSHTYDVVEMIPQELVDEFLPPRDPLYTLTDFDNPISVGALATPNDYYEFRYKEAMAMERAKKVIKEVGKEFGERFGRDYSQMIETYRTDDAEIVFMGMGSLMGTVKEAVDLLRKEGYKVGAAKVRWFRPFPKEELYELAKEVPAIAVVDRNFSFGQEGILFNESKGVLFNTDARPLMKDYIVGLGGRDFTVNDVRAIAKDMKKTLEKGRVEEEVVWYHLKR; from the coding sequence ATGGCCGAGTACAAACCCATTAAGAAGGTTGTGAGCGGTAACTACGCGGCCGCTTACGCCGCACTCCACGCGAGAGTTCAGGTCGTTGCCGCTTATCCAATAACTCCTCAGACGAGCATCATTGAGAAGATAGCCGAGTTCATAGCCAACGGCGAGGCAGACATCCAGTACGTTCCCGTCGAGAGCGAGCACTCCGCTATGGCAGCCTGTATAGGCGCCTCCGCCACGGGAGCGAGGGTCTTCACGGCTACCGCCGCCCAGGGACTGGCTTTGATGCACGAGATGCTCCACTGGGCGAGCGGTGCGAGACTGCCGATAGTTATGGTCAACGCCAACAGGGCTCTGGCTCCGCCGTGGAGCGTTTGGGACGAGCAGACCGATTCACTCTCACAGAGAGACACCGGATGGCTCCAGTTCTACGCCGAGAACAACCAGGAGGTTTACGACGGCGTTCTGATGGCCTTTAAGGTAGCCGAGGACAAGCGCGTTTCACTGCCGGCAATGGTCATTGAGAGCGCCTTCATTCTGAGCCACACCTACGACGTCGTCGAAATGATTCCGCAGGAGCTCGTCGACGAGTTCCTCCCGCCGAGGGACCCGCTCTACACGCTAACCGACTTCGACAACCCGATTTCCGTCGGCGCTTTAGCCACTCCGAACGACTACTACGAGTTCAGGTACAAGGAAGCAATGGCCATGGAGAGGGCCAAGAAGGTGATCAAGGAAGTCGGCAAGGAGTTCGGCGAGCGCTTCGGAAGGGACTACAGCCAGATGATAGAGACCTACAGGACGGACGATGCAGAAATAGTGTTCATGGGAATGGGGTCACTCATGGGAACCGTCAAGGAGGCCGTTGACCTCCTCAGGAAGGAGGGCTACAAGGTCGGAGCGGCGAAGGTCCGCTGGTTCAGGCCCTTCCCGAAGGAAGAGCTCTACGAACTCGCCAAGGAGGTTCCAGCCATAGCCGTAGTCGACAGGAACTTCTCCTTCGGTCAGGAGGGAATACTCTTCAACGAGTCCAAGGGCGTTCTCTTCAACACCGACGCGAGACCCCTCATGAAGGACTACATCGTTGGTCTCGGTGGCAGGGACTTCACGGTAAACGACGTCAGGGCAATAGCCAAGGACATGAAGAAGACCCTTGAGAAGGGCAGGGTTGAGGAAGAGGTAGTGTGGTACCACCTTAAGAGGTGA
- a CDS encoding 3-methyl-2-oxobutanoate dehydrogenase subunit beta, protein MEIPESIKKRLTLPAEEHFYAGHTACQGCGASLGLRYVLKAYGRKTIVTIPACCSTIIAGAWPYNTLDAPLFHTAFATTGAVISGIEAGLKAQGYKVKGEDGVMVVGWAGDGGTADIGLQALSGFLERGHDAVYIMYDNEAYMNTGIQRSGSTPYGAWTTNTPGGKRHFLEKRHKKKVIDIVIAHEIPYAATASVAYPEDFIRKLKKAQKTPGPSFIQLFAPCPTGWRSPTDKSIEIARMAVQTAYFPLFEYENGKYKINMPNPKKEPKPIEEFLKLQGRFKYMTKEDIEILQGWVNHEWEKLKKLAEVFG, encoded by the coding sequence ATGGAGATTCCCGAGAGCATTAAGAAAAGACTTACCCTTCCCGCTGAGGAGCACTTCTATGCAGGCCACACAGCCTGCCAGGGCTGTGGCGCTTCCCTTGGCTTAAGGTACGTCCTCAAGGCCTACGGGAGGAAGACGATAGTTACCATTCCAGCCTGCTGTTCAACAATCATAGCCGGTGCCTGGCCCTACAACACACTTGATGCCCCGCTCTTCCACACGGCTTTCGCAACAACTGGAGCCGTCATAAGTGGAATTGAGGCAGGACTCAAGGCCCAGGGCTACAAGGTCAAGGGCGAGGACGGCGTCATGGTCGTCGGATGGGCCGGTGACGGTGGTACCGCTGACATAGGCCTTCAGGCCTTGAGCGGTTTCCTTGAAAGGGGCCACGATGCTGTCTACATCATGTACGACAACGAGGCCTACATGAACACCGGAATCCAGAGGAGCGGTTCTACCCCCTACGGTGCCTGGACGACCAACACCCCGGGCGGAAAGAGGCACTTCCTTGAGAAGAGGCACAAGAAGAAGGTCATTGACATTGTCATAGCCCACGAAATTCCTTACGCGGCAACTGCGAGCGTTGCCTATCCAGAAGACTTCATAAGGAAGCTCAAAAAGGCTCAGAAGACACCCGGCCCGAGCTTCATCCAGCTCTTCGCGCCGTGCCCGACCGGCTGGCGCTCACCGACCGACAAGAGCATCGAGATAGCTCGTATGGCAGTCCAGACGGCTTACTTCCCGCTCTTTGAGTACGAGAACGGAAAATACAAGATAAACATGCCAAATCCAAAGAAGGAGCCGAAGCCCATAGAGGAGTTCCTCAAACTCCAGGGCAGGTTCAAGTACATGACCAAGGAGGACATAGAAATCCTCCAGGGGTGGGTCAACCACGAGTGGGAGAAGCTGAAGAAGCTCGCCGAGGTCTTCGGCTGA
- the porD gene encoding pyruvate synthase subunit PorD, producing MAESPFKADIERVQKEYSEKMTPGAIAYIPGSSVVNKTGSWRVFMPEFNRDKCVRCYLCYIYCPEPAIYLDEENYPVFDYDYCKGCGICANECPTDAIVMVRETK from the coding sequence ATGGCTGAGAGCCCGTTTAAGGCCGACATTGAGAGGGTTCAGAAGGAGTATAGCGAAAAGATGACACCCGGAGCGATAGCATACATCCCGGGAAGCAGCGTCGTCAACAAGACGGGAAGCTGGAGAGTTTTCATGCCGGAGTTCAACAGGGACAAGTGCGTCCGCTGCTACCTCTGCTACATCTACTGCCCCGAGCCTGCAATTTACCTGGATGAAGAGAACTACCCGGTCTTCGACTACGACTACTGTAAGGGTTGTGGAATCTGCGCCAACGAGTGCCCAACCGATGCAATAGTTATGGTTAGGGAGACCAAGTGA
- the porA gene encoding pyruvate synthase subunit PorA, translating to MPIRTVMKANEAAAWAAKLAKPKVIAAFPITPSTLIPEKISEFVANGELDAEFIKVESEHSAISACVGASAAGVRTFTATASQGLALMHEVLFIAAGMRLPIVIAVGNRSLSAPINIWNDWQDTISERDTGWLQFYAENNQEALDLILIAFKVAEDERVLLPAMVGFDAFILTHTVEPVEIPDQEVVDEFLGEYEPKHAYLDPARPITQGTLAFPAHYMEARYTVWEANENAKKVIDEAFAEFEKKFGRKYSKIEEYRTDDAEIIFVTMGSLAGTVKEYVDHLREKGIKAGAAKLTVYRPFPTEEVRELAKKAKVLALLEKNVTFSVGGALFQDFSRALINQKEKPILVDFILGLGGRDVTFKELDEVLEISKKALAGEEFDEVNWIGLRKEIL from the coding sequence ATGCCGATTAGGACCGTTATGAAGGCCAACGAGGCGGCCGCCTGGGCGGCTAAGCTCGCAAAGCCGAAAGTTATAGCCGCGTTCCCGATTACGCCCTCGACACTCATTCCCGAGAAGATAAGCGAGTTCGTTGCCAACGGAGAGCTCGATGCGGAGTTCATCAAGGTCGAGAGCGAGCACTCAGCGATTTCAGCCTGTGTTGGAGCTTCGGCAGCTGGAGTTAGAACATTCACGGCAACGGCCTCCCAGGGTCTGGCTTTGATGCACGAGGTTCTCTTCATCGCCGCTGGAATGCGCCTTCCGATAGTCATAGCCGTTGGAAACCGCTCACTCAGCGCTCCAATCAACATCTGGAACGACTGGCAGGACACCATAAGCGAGCGCGACACCGGCTGGCTCCAGTTCTACGCCGAGAACAACCAGGAGGCCCTAGACCTCATACTCATAGCCTTCAAAGTCGCTGAAGACGAGAGGGTTCTCCTACCGGCCATGGTCGGCTTCGACGCGTTCATATTGACCCACACCGTTGAGCCCGTGGAAATTCCTGACCAGGAAGTTGTTGACGAGTTCCTCGGTGAGTATGAGCCAAAGCACGCCTACCTCGACCCGGCCAGGCCGATAACCCAGGGCACCCTTGCCTTCCCGGCCCACTACATGGAGGCTAGATACACCGTCTGGGAGGCCAACGAGAACGCCAAGAAGGTCATCGACGAGGCCTTTGCCGAGTTCGAGAAGAAGTTCGGAAGGAAGTACAGCAAGATTGAGGAGTACAGAACTGACGACGCCGAAATAATCTTCGTCACCATGGGTTCACTCGCCGGAACCGTCAAGGAGTACGTTGACCACCTCCGCGAGAAGGGAATCAAGGCCGGTGCCGCGAAGCTCACCGTTTACAGGCCGTTCCCGACCGAAGAAGTTAGGGAGCTTGCAAAGAAGGCCAAGGTCCTGGCTTTGCTCGAGAAGAACGTCACCTTCAGCGTCGGTGGAGCCCTCTTCCAGGACTTCAGCAGGGCTTTGATCAACCAGAAGGAGAAGCCGATACTCGTTGACTTCATCCTCGGCCTCGGTGGCAGGGACGTCACCTTCAAGGAACTCGACGAAGTCCTTGAGATAAGCAAGAAGGCCCTCGCCGGAGAGGAGTTTGATGAGGTCAACTGGATCGGCCTGAGGAAGGAGATACTGTGA
- the porB gene encoding pyruvate synthase subunit PorB — protein sequence MAVRKPPITTREYWAPGHAACAGCGCATALKLATKAFSEAMEEKYGDPNAFAIAQATGCMEVVSAVFPYTAWKVPWVHVAFENAAAAASGVEAAWKKLGRKGKILAIGGDGGTADIGLQALSGMLERRHNVVYLMYDNEAYMNTGIQRSSSTPYGAWTTTSPPGKYSIGEDKPKKWVALIAAAHQIPYVATASIGNPFDYVRKMKKAAKVDGPAFVQVHCTCPTGWKSPLEKGVEIARLAIETGVWPLFEIENGDFFNIKIQAPGGGAKVKREGGKIVAIEFKKPIEEYLKLQGRFKHLFKRPEAIDELREQIKAMWKVLGVDVYLPKPEE from the coding sequence ATGGCCGTTAGGAAGCCCCCGATTACCACTCGCGAGTACTGGGCACCCGGTCACGCCGCCTGTGCTGGCTGTGGCTGTGCCACTGCTCTCAAATTAGCTACCAAGGCCTTCAGCGAGGCCATGGAGGAGAAATATGGCGATCCCAACGCCTTCGCCATAGCCCAGGCAACCGGATGTATGGAGGTTGTTTCAGCAGTGTTCCCGTACACGGCGTGGAAGGTTCCGTGGGTTCACGTGGCCTTTGAGAACGCAGCAGCAGCTGCCAGCGGTGTTGAAGCCGCTTGGAAGAAGCTCGGCAGGAAGGGCAAGATATTGGCCATAGGCGGTGACGGTGGTACCGCTGACATAGGCCTTCAGGCTTTAAGCGGTATGCTCGAGAGGCGCCACAACGTGGTTTACCTCATGTACGACAACGAGGCCTACATGAACACCGGAATCCAGAGGTCAAGTTCAACCCCCTATGGTGCCTGGACCACCACCTCACCACCGGGCAAGTACTCCATCGGTGAGGACAAACCCAAGAAGTGGGTCGCCCTAATAGCTGCCGCTCACCAGATACCCTACGTCGCCACCGCGAGCATAGGAAACCCCTTCGACTACGTCAGGAAGATGAAGAAGGCGGCAAAGGTTGATGGACCAGCCTTCGTGCAGGTCCACTGCACCTGCCCGACCGGCTGGAAGAGCCCGCTCGAGAAGGGCGTTGAGATAGCTCGCCTTGCCATCGAGACCGGCGTCTGGCCGCTCTTCGAGATCGAGAACGGCGACTTCTTCAACATCAAGATACAGGCACCGGGAGGAGGAGCCAAGGTCAAGCGCGAGGGCGGAAAGATAGTCGCCATTGAGTTCAAGAAGCCCATCGAGGAGTACCTTAAGTTACAGGGCAGGTTCAAGCACCTCTTCAAGAGGCCCGAAGCAATAGACGAGCTCAGAGAGCAGATCAAGGCCATGTGGAAGGTTCTTGGTGTGGACGTCTACCTCCCCAAGCCGGAGGAGTGA
- a CDS encoding ATP-binding protein, translated as MKVLVSGKGGCGKSTISAMLGKYLAEKGYRVLIIDADESNPGLYRMLGLPKVKTLAEHLGGKTRAKILMAAEGQGELDEELFNWTLDDIPEEILAKKGNLAVLTIGKIEEAEEGCACPYGFLARKLLEGIKLGENEVIIVDTEAGIEHFGRGVDKYVDVVIDVAEPSVESIELSKKIATLSRSLGLTHVLVLNKALPGVEDKLPVKPDVTIPFDQGFILDSLNGKEVRPVKQIEELWEIIPG; from the coding sequence ATGAAGGTTCTCGTGAGCGGTAAAGGCGGTTGCGGAAAGAGCACCATAAGCGCGATGCTTGGAAAGTATTTGGCTGAGAAGGGGTACCGCGTTCTAATCATAGACGCCGACGAGTCAAACCCGGGCCTCTACAGGATGCTGGGCCTTCCAAAGGTCAAAACGCTCGCGGAACACCTTGGGGGCAAGACGAGGGCCAAGATACTCATGGCGGCCGAGGGCCAGGGGGAACTCGACGAAGAACTCTTCAACTGGACCCTTGATGACATTCCTGAAGAGATACTCGCCAAAAAGGGGAACCTGGCCGTTCTCACGATAGGTAAAATTGAGGAGGCCGAGGAAGGCTGTGCTTGCCCCTACGGCTTCCTGGCCAGAAAGCTCCTCGAGGGGATTAAGCTTGGGGAAAACGAGGTCATCATAGTTGACACCGAGGCAGGAATAGAGCACTTCGGCAGGGGCGTTGACAAATACGTTGACGTTGTAATCGACGTTGCAGAGCCTTCAGTTGAGTCAATAGAGCTTTCGAAAAAGATAGCCACGCTGAGCAGGAGCCTCGGCCTCACTCACGTCTTGGTTCTCAACAAGGCTCTGCCCGGGGTTGAGGACAAGCTTCCGGTTAAACCCGACGTCACAATACCCTTCGACCAGGGCTTCATACTCGACAGCCTAAACGGGAAAGAAGTCAGGCCAGTGAAACAAATAGAAGAACTCTGGGAAATAATCCCCGGATGA
- the acs gene encoding acetate--CoA ligase: MQVGEGFLKERYIPLQAFREEHKKSIENLEEFWAEQAKVLDWFKTWDKVLDDSRAPFFRWFVGGELNASYNALDRHIKAGKRNRAAIIWESENGETRTLTYYELYREVNRFASVLKNLGVGKGDRIVIYMPLVPEVVIAMLASARIGAIHSVVFSGFSAEALATRINDAKAKVVITADYLYRRGKALNLKEIVDKALLETPSVESVVVLKRGSDDINMVEGRDYYWHNLLEGAEKYVEPVPVESNHPLFILYTSGTTGTPKGIVHSTGGYLVYVAKTMQWAWGIREDDLFWNTADVGWITGHSYLVYGPLTLGLTVMMYEGALNYPKPDRPWEIIEKHGVTIFYTAPTAIRMLMRYGDEWVKKHDLSSLRLLGSVGEPINPGAWKWYYEVVGGKRCPIIDTWWQTETGGYMIYPSAGIQLPPLKPGSATFPGLGVDADVFDSEGKPAKPNGRGYLVIKKPWPGMLLGIWGNDERYIRTYWQRFSRPDEGVWIYYPADYAMKDDEGYFWIFGRADEVLNVSGHRIGTAEIEHALVLHPAVAEAAVIGKPDEIKGEVPVAFVILKADYAPTERLKKELIDYVRETLGPIAAPAEVFFVNKLPKTRSGKIMRRVLKALASGKSLGDLSTLEDEASVEEVKKALEGFEMR; encoded by the coding sequence ATGCAGGTAGGCGAAGGATTTTTGAAAGAGCGCTACATTCCACTGCAAGCCTTTCGGGAGGAGCACAAGAAGTCCATCGAGAACCTTGAGGAGTTCTGGGCAGAGCAGGCAAAGGTCCTCGACTGGTTCAAGACATGGGACAAGGTCTTGGACGACTCAAGGGCGCCTTTCTTCCGCTGGTTCGTTGGAGGGGAGCTGAACGCGAGCTACAACGCCCTGGACAGACACATAAAAGCGGGAAAAAGGAACAGGGCCGCGATAATTTGGGAGAGTGAGAATGGCGAAACAAGAACTCTAACCTACTACGAGCTTTACCGCGAGGTCAATCGCTTCGCCTCAGTCCTGAAGAACCTCGGCGTTGGTAAGGGCGATAGAATAGTAATCTACATGCCACTCGTTCCAGAGGTTGTCATAGCCATGCTCGCCAGCGCGAGGATCGGGGCGATTCACAGCGTCGTCTTCTCCGGATTTTCAGCGGAGGCTTTAGCGACGAGGATAAACGACGCTAAGGCGAAGGTGGTAATCACCGCAGACTACCTCTACAGGCGTGGTAAAGCTCTGAACCTCAAGGAAATAGTGGACAAGGCCCTTCTCGAGACCCCGAGCGTCGAGAGCGTCGTTGTCCTCAAGAGGGGCTCCGATGATATCAACATGGTCGAGGGAAGGGACTACTACTGGCACAACCTCCTTGAGGGCGCTGAGAAATACGTCGAGCCCGTCCCGGTCGAGAGCAACCACCCGCTGTTCATCCTCTACACGAGCGGAACGACCGGGACGCCGAAGGGCATAGTCCACTCCACAGGTGGCTACCTCGTTTACGTTGCAAAGACGATGCAGTGGGCCTGGGGGATAAGAGAGGACGACCTCTTCTGGAACACCGCCGATGTTGGCTGGATTACGGGGCACAGCTATCTCGTCTACGGACCTCTGACTCTCGGCCTGACCGTGATGATGTACGAGGGGGCGCTCAACTATCCAAAGCCAGACAGGCCCTGGGAGATAATCGAGAAGCACGGAGTTACGATATTCTACACCGCGCCGACGGCGATAAGGATGCTCATGCGCTATGGAGATGAATGGGTGAAGAAGCACGACCTCTCAAGTTTGAGACTTCTCGGTTCCGTCGGCGAGCCGATTAATCCTGGGGCATGGAAGTGGTACTACGAAGTCGTAGGAGGGAAGCGCTGTCCCATCATCGACACATGGTGGCAGACCGAAACCGGCGGCTACATGATTTATCCCTCGGCTGGAATACAGCTACCTCCTCTCAAACCCGGATCGGCTACCTTCCCGGGGCTGGGGGTTGATGCAGACGTCTTCGACTCGGAGGGCAAGCCTGCAAAGCCGAACGGGCGTGGCTACCTTGTAATCAAGAAGCCCTGGCCCGGAATGCTCCTCGGAATATGGGGCAACGACGAGCGCTACATAAGAACCTACTGGCAACGCTTCAGCAGGCCGGACGAGGGGGTCTGGATTTACTACCCGGCTGACTATGCTATGAAGGACGATGAGGGCTACTTCTGGATATTCGGCAGGGCAGACGAGGTTCTCAATGTCTCCGGCCACAGGATTGGCACTGCCGAGATAGAACACGCTTTAGTCCTTCACCCGGCCGTTGCTGAGGCAGCCGTCATAGGCAAACCCGACGAGATAAAGGGTGAAGTGCCTGTGGCCTTCGTGATACTCAAGGCTGACTACGCTCCAACCGAGAGGCTGAAGAAGGAGCTGATAGACTACGTCAGGGAAACCCTCGGACCGATAGCGGCTCCAGCCGAGGTCTTCTTCGTTAACAAACTGCCGAAGACGAGGAGCGGAAAGATAATGCGCAGGGTTTTGAAAGCCCTCGCGAGCGGGAAGAGCCTCGGCGATCTCTCGACGCTTGAGGACGAGGCGAGTGTTGAAGAGGTTAAGAAAGCCCTCGAAGGCTTCGAGATGCGCTAG